From the Thermotoga sp. genome, the window TGGTGCGGGAAAGACCACCACTTTAAAGTGTATTGTAGGCCTCAGGAAGAAATCTGCCGGAGAGATCGAATTGAACGGTACGTTCACCTACCTTCCAGAGGAAAAGAGGCTCTACCCCTATCTCAAGGTGAAAGAGATAGTATCACTCTTCAGAAAAATCGGAAAGAACTTTCATGAAGAAAGATCCCTCGAGATGCTCGAAAGATACAAGATAGACCTCAACGAAAAGGTGGTGAACCTATCACACGGTATGAGAACGATTCTTTATCTCTCTCTTGTTCTCGCAGAAGACGTGGACCTCTATATACTCGATGAACCCACCTGGGGACTCGATCCCCTTGTGA encodes:
- a CDS encoding ATP-binding cassette domain-containing protein — encoded protein: GAGKTTTLKCIVGLRKKSAGEIELNGTFTYLPEEKRLYPYLKVKEIVSLFRKIGKNFHEERSLEMLERYKIDLNEKVVNLSHGMRTILYLSLVLAEDVDLYILDEPTWGLDPLVRSDLLEHVRSLTYDGKAVLYTSHVLAEVEKIADKVAIMKEGRVILSGNLDDIKSSYKLVVSKDTLSGYLLRTLKSGEKVYLMRKEEIPENAQVEDASFEDIFESIVRGEKDAH